Genomic segment of Halostella limicola:
GACGGCGAGGACGACGATGCCCATGCCGCCGAGCCACTGGGTCTGCTGCCGCCAGATCATCAGCGCGCGGGAGTGCGTGCCGAAGGAGATGTCGCCCATCACGGTCGCCCCGGTCGTCGTGAACCCGCTCATACTCTCGAACAGGGCATTTGCGGGCTCGGCCACGGTGCCGTTGCCGGCGACGAGGTACGGGACCGCACCGACCAGCGCGACGGCGAGCCAGGTCAGCCCCACCATCAGGAACCCCTCCCGAGCGCCGAGGTCCGGATCCGGGTCGAGTCGTTCCAGAAGCGATCCGACGGTGACGGCGAACAGGATGGCGAAGCCGAACGTGATGATCCCGTTCCCGTAGTACAGCGCGGTCGAAAGCGGCAGGAGGAGGGCGACGGAGAGGTACTTCACGACCGTCCCGACCAGACTCACGCTCGCGCGCCAGTCGACCCGGACGTCGAGATCGATCCGACGGTTCATAGCAGCGGCGATACCTCGTCGAGGACGTCGGTGTCGACGAAGAGGACCACGTGATCGCCGACTTCGACCACCGTATCGCCACGGGGCGTGATGAGCTCACCGCGACGGGTGATCGCTCCGACGACGACACCCTCGGGGAACTCCGCTGCCGACTCCTCTATCGTCGCGTCCGCGAGGACGCTGTCGCCGTCGACCTCGATCTCCAGCACTTCGGCCCGGTCGTCCTCGATGAGCGCGACGTTTTCCGTCCGGTCTTCGCGGGTGAACCGCGTGATCTCCTCCGCGGTCACCTCGCGCGGGTTGACCGCCACGTCGACGCCGACGGTCTCGAACAGGTCGACGTAGTCCGCCGTCTCGACGACGGCGACCGTGCGGTCGGCGCCGACCCGCTTCGCCAGCAGCGAAACGAGGAGGTTCTTCTCGTCGCTGTCGAGCGCCGCGACGACGAAGTCTGCCTCGTCGACGTGTTCGCGGCTCAGGAACTCCAGATCGGTGGCGTCGCTCTCAAGGACGACCGTCTTCGGGAGTTCCTCCGCGAGCTGACGGGCCCGGTCCGGGTCGTGCTCGATGAGCCGCGGCCGCATCCCGCGTTCCTCGAACAGGCGGGCGGTCTGGTAGCCGATGCCGCCCCCGCCGACGATGACGACCTCGGCCGCCTCGTCGACGTCGGGGTCCGGCATCAGCTCCCCGGCGAACGCGCGGACGCTCTCGGGGCTGCCGATGACGACGACCTGATCGCCCTCCACGATCACCGTGTCGCCGCGGGGGATGGTCACCTCGCCGTCCCGAAGGATCGCCGCGAAGGTCAGCGACTCGAAGCGGTCGGCCTCCTGCACGGTCTGGTCGGCCACGGGACTGCCCTCAACGATCTCGAACTCGGCCATCCTGACCGCGCCGCCGGCGAACGTGTCCACGTCCTGCGCCCCGGGAAGCCCCGCGATGCTGACGATCGCCCGGGCGGTGAGCAGGTTGACGCTCACCATGAAGTCGACGCCGAAGGCCCCTCGCGACCCCTCCCACGTCTCGAGCAGCGAGGTCTTCTTCACACGGGCGATGGTGAACGCGTCGGAGATGGTTTTGGCCGTCGAGCAGGCGACGACGTTCGTCTCGTCGTTGTCGGTGCTCGCGATGAGCATGTCGGCGTCCTTCACTCTCGCCTCCTTGAGCGTTCCGAGGGAAGTCCCGTCACCCTCCAGCGCGAGGACGTCAAGGTCGTACGTCAGCGATTCGACCCGCTCCCCGTCGATGTCGATCACGACGACTTCGTGCTCCGGCGCGAGGCTCTCGGCGATGTTCGACCCCACTTCGCCCGCACCGATGACGATCACGCGCACGGATAGGCCCTCCTCATTGCTACGCACGTACCAGCGGGCGCCGCAAGTGGTTTACTATCCGTCGGCAGGTCCGTCCCGGATCTGCAGCTCTACGGGCCGACGCGCGCCCTCCAGGTCGGCCACGATCCGCTCGACGATGCGCTCGGCCTCCGTTTCGATCTTCGGCGTGACCTTCTCGACCAGCCAGTCGAACGAGACGAACATCGGCAGGTCGAGGACGCCGCCGCGCGCCGAGTCGGGGTCGAAGTCGATCCGCAGGACCACCCGGGAGGCGGTCTCCTCGTCCGGCGGCGCTTCGTCGGG
This window contains:
- the trkA gene encoding Trk system potassium transporter TrkA, producing the protein MRVIVIGAGEVGSNIAESLAPEHEVVVIDIDGERVESLTYDLDVLALEGDGTSLGTLKEARVKDADMLIASTDNDETNVVACSTAKTISDAFTIARVKKTSLLETWEGSRGAFGVDFMVSVNLLTARAIVSIAGLPGAQDVDTFAGGAVRMAEFEIVEGSPVADQTVQEADRFESLTFAAILRDGEVTIPRGDTVIVEGDQVVVIGSPESVRAFAGELMPDPDVDEAAEVVIVGGGGIGYQTARLFEERGMRPRLIEHDPDRARQLAEELPKTVVLESDATDLEFLSREHVDEADFVVAALDSDEKNLLVSLLAKRVGADRTVAVVETADYVDLFETVGVDVAVNPREVTAEEITRFTREDRTENVALIEDDRAEVLEIEVDGDSVLADATIEESAAEFPEGVVVGAITRRGELITPRGDTVVEVGDHVVLFVDTDVLDEVSPLL